The following coding sequences lie in one Syngnathoides biaculeatus isolate LvHL_M chromosome 16, ASM1980259v1, whole genome shotgun sequence genomic window:
- the LOC133514710 gene encoding uncharacterized protein LOC133514710 produces the protein MAQAMFRESEKDGRSVLGMLRVEVERDPKTGATVVKSVAPMSTPASGPLATTVFDDGRKSIHAIGGSGDQPSTEELTKNLTVVDGVGMQVMLDELTVTPNEAEVKEMQAPVNQPVSEENHMALHSHASSNPEAQMTTEVTRSSMTFEEDANVMVVRDKAGKEVTMEGRDLEESPITLVFLGYTDSTTTQEDLDMLTAERVIIAEDGEEHSATDQEVGQESQSVTYQDISPEDKDQTSEVQKDNANKDSSSPAVEERKGPSNNKTCHCCSVM, from the exons ATGGCACAAGCGATGTTTCGAGAAAGCGAGAAGGATGGGCGCTCAG TTTTAGGAATGCTGAGAGTGGAGGTGGAAAGGGACCCCAAGACAGGAGCCACAGTTGTTAAGTCGGTGGCCCCCATGTCCACCCCAGCCAGTGGTCCGCTGGCCACCACTGTCTTTGACGACGGCAGGAAAAGCATCCATGCGATCGGTGGGTCAGGTGATCAACCCTCAACTGAAGAGCTCACAAAGAATTTGACTGTTGTCGACGGCGTTGGGATGCAAGTGATGCTAGATGAGCTCACTGTCACCCCAAATGAAGCAGAAGTCAAAGAAATGCAGGCTCCTGTGAATCAGCCTGTGTCTGAAGAGAATCATATGGCGTTACACAGCCATGCAAGTTCTAACCCGGAAGCTCAAATGACTACAGAGGTCACTCGTTCGAGTATGACATTTGAGGAGGATGCAAATGTGATGGTGGTTAGAGACAAAGCAGGAAAAGAGGTGACCATGGAGGGTCGCGATTTGGAGGAAAGCCCGATCACCCTCGTGTTCTTGGGCTACACCGATTCTACGACTACCCAAGAAGACCTGGACATGCTAACTGCAGAGCGAGTGATTATTGCAGAGGACGGTGAAGAACACAGTGCTACGGATCAAGAGGTGGGACAAGAGAGTCAAAGTGTTACGTATCAGGACATTTCCCCGGAGGATAAAGATCAAACATCTGAAGTCCAAAAAGATAATGCAAATAAGGACTCATCCTCACCGGCTGTTGAAGAGCGAAAAGGCCCTTCAAATAACAAAACCTGTCACTGTTGCTCTGTCATGTAA